Below is a genomic region from Medicago truncatula cultivar Jemalong A17 chromosome 3, MtrunA17r5.0-ANR, whole genome shotgun sequence.
acttAAACAAAATGCAATAACAGATCTAATAAAcatagagaaataaaatatacaagtaTAAATAACATGAACAACTTGAAAcagataatttaaaataaatagatagCAATAATtgatacatatataaaaaataagaacatCGTTCATCCAACGCCACGTTCTGTGCACCGCTTGATTGCAGGATCGCGGTGGTTGCGTTCTGCAGACGCACTGTAATCGCATCCTTGCGCGCTACGGTGCCGCACGATGAGAAGCGAAGGAAAACCTggaagaaaaagataaagaaaaggaaagagtgGATATTCTTACAGTTGTCGGCGGGATTCCTTGCTACGACGAAGAATTCCGGCAGCTTTTTCCAGTGGTTTTAACGGCGGGGTTGAGTTGAGTGCGACTCTAACTAGTTTGTGATGCAGGGGCAAAATGGCAGTGCAGTGGGTGAGATTTgatgttttagggttttaagGGCCGTTTCCGAACCAAATGGATTGGGCTTGGATTGGTTTGCAGTAGAATCTCATCTCGCTTCTTTCCTCAAAGTGTAATAAGTTGGTTGGTAATTTGTTATTTGTCTATGGAGTGGAGTAGTGTTTAGTTAGGTGAAAATACATTACGTTTTTGTAAAGGACGCTTGTAACATTTTATTAAGTagcttataatatttcattgagaattatctttatatttatttttgattataAATAACTTGTATgtttatagatatttatatttattatttgcgGATCCCTTGTCTCTTTGTTTGAATATTGATCTTGATAACTTTGTAGATTGGTGAAGGTTTTGGTAAGAGATTTAAGCATTATACTCTCATTAATTATGTGGAACATTTAATGTTCTAAAAATAACGTTGTATGTGATCAACATCAACCTATTACAGACTCAACAGTGGCTGCAGTTCAAACTCACCTGCAAATTATGAGTCGATTGCTTGGTTTAGCAAATCCTTGCATGGCCCTTGACCATTGACTTTAAACATAGCTTTACTTTAATATCAACATGAAACACATTCAAAATGGCTACATTGCCATAAAATGCAATCTGGAAAAACCCTCGTAGTTCGTAACCACACCATCAAAGCCCACTTTACACGAGTTTGCAAGAGAACCGTCATCGATATTCAGACCATGATATTTGCATCACCATGCTGTCAATAAACCCCACGAGTTGGACAAGgggcagtggcggagccagaaaaaaatgtcagCGTGGACCACTAAAATTTatcattgaaaaattgtttaaagtctcgcaaattagacctataattgaattatttaaatttttcgggtgggccactacaccaatttgcgggaatttggatcaaccgaaacctaaaaccgacataaaattgtataaaatctcgcaaaatagatctataattgaattatttaaattttcaggtggaccactacaccactttgcaggaatttggatcaaccaaaacataaaaccgacgtaaaattgcataaaatttcaaaaaatagacCTATAgtcgttgattttttaatttttccgggtGGGCCGTGACCCACCCAGCCCATGAAGGCTCCGCCGCTGAATGTGCATATAGTTTTAGCTAAGATGGAAGCAAATGGTGTTGAACCTTTGATAATGGTTCAAGAATGCATGTCTTGTCTTTGCTCTGCTTTGCTTGCAGATAACTTAAGAGTGACCTTTTTgagagactttttttttttcttctttctttttattgtgtAGCCAAAAAATTCATAGATATAAACAAAAACCGGATGTGAGAAAAATACTTCCCTTTTACAATAAGTAATGTTTATATAAAACACTATGATATAAGTTTCTGGAATATGAAACATGGTGTTATTATTTGATAGTGGATAATACAAAGTTATTGAGTATAATTACAGAGAAGTTTAAATCGTTGCCTTAAACAAAATGTAAGATACAATTCtcaatatatacataaaaaaaataaggttaaACTGCACTTTTCACCCCTACGTTTCAAAATGTTGTGATTTTATCCCCCTATTAATAAAAATGGCAATTCTAACCCATTTCTAATAAAAACGACAATTTTAGCCCatttcatcccaaaattgctgagaTGACGTCATGTGTCATAAAACAGGGGCCATAATCGCAACATGGGGTCAAAAGATCATATTTTCCTTATGTtaggggtcaaaagagcatatttccctaaataTTGGGtcacttttgcaatttttttaatatgggtcaaaattgcaacattttaaaacttaggtGGTGAAAAATGCAgtttaaccaaaaaataaaatgatgttgaTATAAGCcggatctttaaaattaatcttGACATCTACCATTGAAGAGTCCAAGTTTCTACTTCTCATCCATTGAAGTCTTTACCCATCCGAAGGGGAAAAAAATTGAGATAAGACCTACTTGTCTAAGTGGATTCCTACTAAACCTGAGGTAATTTCTACTTCTCATACATAACCTTAATCTCTTACTCCTTCCAATCacatataagcaaaaaataactttttaagtttattgaatgaaaaatgtATATGATCTATAAATGTGATCAGATacaataattattcaatgaacctaaaaaattgacttttgttttataaatgtgaacggagggagtatattcgTTTGAACATTAACTACTCATAAACTCAATTCATAGTCACAGTAATATAAATCACAACATTTAGGAATTATTATGGCTGaacaaacaacttaattttGATTCTTTTACTTGCATGTGTAAAACCGTCAccgatatttttttatttgaaaaaagaccaacaaaaataatatagtaaACACACACAATAATAACATAAGGATTGTTAGGACCAAAATATTACAAAGATTAcaattacaaagacaaaacCAAAAGCAGTGTTTttccaattaatttttattttattttattaatatctAATATTTTTCAGTATGAGTAATTAAtgtctaatttatttttacataatttagagcaatattttttttcgagaacttatttaatttttgtttatgtttattatgCACACCTGCCGTCAACATCttgacaattattttttttatttaaatacttttttctATATGGCTCAAACATCTTAACAAACTACACATGCAAATTTTTATTATACCAGACATTTCGTTTTTAATTCTAAGTTTATTGGAAGAACTAATTTGTGatcatttctttattttacGACCAAAATCTATAAATTCTTGATATGTCCTATGTTATTACAtaagttttactttttttgaagaaatatgtTATTATTTACATAGAGAGTCAGAATTTGACCATTAACCTTAAAATTCCGGGAGTTTATAAAACTATCTATGCTACAAAGATGTTCAGACGACATCAACAAAACAATTGAGAATATTATAATTTCTAACTATTTTTTAGAATATTCCCtcaataaaaactattttttagaatataaataaatactaacaAAACGGGTCTGAATATACCCGAAAGAGGGCCCATAAGGTGTTGATCCAAACTTGTACCGCACACCAAGCTATAGAGACAGAGTATCGATTTCCCCTGGAAGCAAGCACATTCTGTTATATCTTCAATCTTTGAATTTAGGTAACCCTAAATCTTAATTTGCTTTTTGCTTCAATTCTCCTTCATCTGGAAAATACCCTCAGCGAAGCGACTAATCGGAATCGGAAGAGTTCAGGCTCAATCAAACTGGCAATCGTCGACAAAGGTCAGCAGCATCAATCTTCTTCGAACTTtatatgattttagttttttcaattCGTGTATTCTCTTTCAGTAATCGTGTTTACTCTTTGAATCATTCTATCTGCATTtgtgaattttaattttgttatctCCCTCTCTTCATCATCCGTTAAATTTCGATTCATTTTCATATTCTTAATGTAGCGATTTTGAATTTCTAATTATCATTGCTGTTGTGCTTGTTATTATAGCATAAGCTTTAATATGATATCTTGATAAACTATGCTTAAGAGTGtaattgtttttgtgtgttctTTTGATCTGTGTTGCCATCGCCATCGTGTTTTTTGCTCTATTGGACCGAATCGAAGACTTGTTCCGTGTCCGATGTGGATACCACAcagacacatgtgattacactCAATTATTTCAGTTTTCTCTAATTTCTATCGGTGTCGGTGTTAGTGTCATGATCAGCGTCTGTTCCTTGTGTTGGTGCTTCATCATACTTCATAGGTTTTCGTTAATACtcattttttgacaagatatgATTGTTTTTAATAGCTGACAATGTCATTGAAAGTTTTCTTTTAACTGTTAATAATTGTAAGTTTTGTGTTTGCCATGTCACAggtttgagtttgaattgaagtAGTAACCATGAGATTAGTAAAAGGAAGTAAAGTGGAGATCCTTGTCAATACCCAGGGTCATGGAGTTGAATGGCATTGTGCCCGTATTATTTCTGGTAATGGGCACTCTTACAACGTTGAATACGACAATCCTAGTGTGACCGCAAAGCCTCTTTCAAACAGAGTTCCAAGGAAGTTCATCAGACCATGCCCCCCTGCTATTGAAAATATTGGGAGTTGGGAATGTAATGACACCGTGGAGGTTTGGGATGCTGGCTGTTGGAAAGAAGCTACTGTATTGACGGACATGACTGAAGAGTTCTACTTGGTAAGGGTGCATGGATCTTGCATGGAGCTGAAGGTCCACAAAATTCTCACGAGGATATGCCAATCATGGCAAAATGGTCAATGGATCATAAGTCCCAAGGTAATTTttattgcttataaaaaaaattattccaaaaatttaatccaaactaGCAGTTTTTTAGTGGTATAATATATCTTATTGTTTTATGCATCAAGTTAGTATCATTGTTACTTGGGaattgagatgatttttttttttctactgttaatttgaaaattttgccGTGTCTTTTCCTTATTACATTTGCTTGTGTTTGATCCAGGGACCAGCAAAGTCTAGAGTCGTGAAGTTTAGCCAGAATTTGATTCCAAACAACTATAAGACGATGCCCGAAGTTCAGCAAGCTAAGAATGTTTGTTCACCTGGATTGGATGCTAGCTGTCTACATCTATACTCACCTTCAACATTGAAAAGTGTGTCCTCTTATGTTGGGGATTATCCTAGAAAGAGGAGCGCAGTTGTGATTATGGGCGAGTCTAAAAGATTCAAAGCAGTGTCCGCTGCTCCATTGCTGGAAAAGGTAGATGCTATTGCTTACCCACAGAATACTATGggtgaaaaatatatgcattaTTCCTTCACTAATGAAACAAGGAAGGAGAAACCTTGTAATATTAAAACACACTTTCCTGAAACCATTCAAGAACCAGATTTTTCTAGTAATATGAGTTCAGTTGGCAGCTGTAGTGTAATAAGTGGTAGCGCAAATGAATTTTTTGGTGATACATTAGCAGGTCCTTGCCAAGATGACGTTTCCCTTCGCAGTGATGCAGAATCTCTAGATGTTAAAGATGTGGGTGGATTTTATGGTGATATGTTAGCAGGTCCTTGCCGAAGTGACGACGAAGATACCTCTTGCAGCGATGATGCAGAATCTATAGATGCTGAAGATGTGGACGAAGGCTGcaccttttttccaaaacagGTTGTAGTAGAAAGAATCCATAGGTTAGAATTGATTGCATATCACCGTACCTTAGGCGCAATGTATGCTTCTGGTCCTTTAAGTTGGGAAAAAGAAGAATTATTGACTAATCTTCGTATTTCACTAAATATCTCAAATGATGAACATTTGATGGGGATAAAGAACTTAGTTTCATCTAGtcacaatttttaaatgtttactTGGGGGAAATTTCtatacaatttttcatttttgctaACCCATGTACATCATTATTAGGTTCTGAACAAGACAACATTTTTCTGATCCATCATCTTCTCCTATTCATTCTGTTCTAGAAATTATGACACCACACTCAATATGTACATATCAATTATCAAGCTACAACACTTTTATCTTATATATCCTTTTCTGGATCTTAtttgttgtcttttttttttacaatattataagTTGTGAGCTTCCATACCTTAAAGTGCTATGAGAAATTCATCTGATTGTTTATTCAGTTGTTTTCTGATACTATGTATATCATTTAATTGCCAAACAATGATGAACACCTTCATGTATTATGGTTATTACAGTACAACTCAatctaaaatattgtttaatatCATTTCAACGAATTTTATTTGTTGTCTATTTTGTAGTATGGAATTTTTCCacgatttgattattgatttttattgatgaatcaaaaatcattttcaggGCCAGTGTCGGAGGCTTGCATGCCTTGCTTCCAATGGCTAAATTGATGCTAGGTTTGCCTTGTTTTCTCTCTGCAAAATAATTGGTGACATTTACCAATAATAATCTCAGAGATAAGAAAATTCTGATATCTTATGCTTGTTTATGTGCTTTCCAAATATATTGGATATCTCAGGTGTGCTTAGAGTTCACACTTGCCATGTCATGTGCCAGAACATGAACTTGCTCAAAAGCTGCAGGCACAACCCTTGTATGGATGATCTTCTGAAGCATTATTCGGAAAATGGtagtctattttatttatgtatttatttactTGCATGCCTTGCGTGGACTGTCTGCATGAGACTTGAATACTCTATCCCCATAGTTGAAAAGCAAGTTATGCCAGAGTGTTGCAAGGTGTTAATACTAGGGTAGTTAATTGTGTTGCTATTTCTGGACACATGGTCTCCCTATTATTCGGCGGAGCCTTGTCCTTGGTACAATATGTACTCTACTTACCCCCACTTTGCCTTTGTTCTCCACGATCCGCAAAGATTCTCAAGGTTTTATGGTCGTTTTTGTTGTGCCCTCCACTCTTCTTTTGGGTTTGTTCCGAGCACCTTCAACCCCCACCGACTTTCCTTTGGTATTCAATGTCACACATTCACAGTGTGCCATTATATCTTGATTTAAATACTCATTGCCGTTATTGTGTgtgtattttcttcttcttcatgaaaaaCACTTTGAACATGAATTGACTGCTTTGAGATAGATAGAACATAGTTTTAATATTGATCTCGTCCAGGATAGATTCGTTTTATTGATTTAGTATCTAATAGATTTTGTTGTTTATAGGGTGTTAGAGTTTATGGGTACATCTACTGATTTCGAATGAATTGGGCTGATACATTTTGCTAATCTTGCAACTTACCATAACAGATACATGCTTTTTaactgtcaatttttttttttgtaatgctAACATATAGCCTTGATATTGATGTACAACCTCATATTGGCAATTCGAAAGCTTAATTAGCTATGCATTTTTTCAAAAGATATTATGAAGTTCATTTTGGCCATTCTGGATGTTGACTATGTTTCTGATTATTCTACTGTGATCATCGATGAGATAATCAAGTTTTGACTCTTGTATCAAAATGCTCGTGGAAAGAAATTATTTGTTAAGATGATACCAACAAATAAGTATGATGCATATTGATTTCCCCCCACTGTGTATATATGTAAAGCACTTACTCTGATTACTGCGGAGCTAATCAAGCTTTGACTTCGTTATCGGAAGGCATGCGCAAACAAAGTATTTCAgaaggtgatttttttttttttttttttatagaatttcaGAAGTTGATTTGAACAACCAACTTTATGTACATGTTGCAGTTCAATAACTCTTCCGTTACCTTTTATTTTGTTCGTTTCAAGTTTCCTTTACAGCTAATGTTGTCTATTCAAGTTCATTGTCATCTTAGTTGAATACGAGTTTCTTTGTAGTTGTTTTTAATCGTTTTAAGGTGTAGCTGTTATAGCACAACCAACAATGTATGTGTTTGTCTAAGTTGCTACTTGGAGGGTTTGCCAATCAACTCACATGTCTAAGCTCCAAACTGTATGTTACCAATTTGATGCAGATTTACAGGGAGTTTGTTCATGCTTGGTTGGCTTGTCAAGTGTCGCCAGTCACGGTTCGCTGTCGAAGTGTTCGTTATTGGTTGTTTTATCTTtctaatattttgtaatttagaattattttctgttttttgatataatttgCAACTATGTTTAGGTTAGGTgtgtttcatatttttctttaactAGCTAAGAAGTTGCATGTGCACATATGtatctattattaaaaaaatacaatttttttatatgcaatATAAAATACATTGTTGTTTCAAACAATTAATCAGTTGACATTAGGTAATTAACCGACTATTTTGACAAATAAAGgaattaattgatttatttatgcaAGCAAAACATATAGCTGAAGATCTTGGTTTTGGCCATTTAattatggagagaaaaaaacCAAGATTGTGGGATGCATGCAACACCAAATGCTTCGTTTTACCACTTTTATCATATGCTTCACTTATTACGTCAAATAGTGAACAAGTCATATGGCGTGCAAAGTATTCCAGAGTCTTGGTGTGCTTCACTTATGTCACCAGACAATGTCGTATAAGGTATTTGACATGTTCACGCTCCACTGACAATAAGTACTACATAACCGTTGCTTTGTTGTAGATAGAGACACCAGATGATCTTTGTGTAGAATCCCTAGAACTGCTTTATTGAATTGTT
It encodes:
- the LOC11436071 gene encoding uncharacterized protein isoform X2: MRLVKGSKVEILVNTQGHGVEWHCARIISGNGHSYNVEYDNPSVTAKPLSNRVPRKFIRPCPPAIENIGSWECNDTVEVWDAGCWKEATVLTDMTEEFYLVRVHGSCMELKVHKILTRICQSWQNGQWIISPKGPAKSRVVKFSQNLIPNNYKTMPEVQQAKNVCSPGLDASCLHLYSPSTLKSVSSYVGDYPRKRSAVVIMGESKRFKAVSAAPLLEKVDAIAYPQNTMGEKYMHYSFTNETRKEKPCNIKTHFPETIQEPDFSSNMSSVGSCSVISGSANEFFGDTLAGPCQDDVSLRSDAESLDVKDVGGFYGDMLAGPCRSDDEDTSCSDDAESIDAEDVDEGCTFFPKQGQCRRLACLASNG
- the LOC11436071 gene encoding uncharacterized protein isoform X1, which produces MRLVKGSKVEILVNTQGHGVEWHCARIISGNGHSYNVEYDNPSVTAKPLSNRVPRKFIRPCPPAIENIGSWECNDTVEVWDAGCWKEATVLTDMTEEFYLVRVHGSCMELKVHKILTRICQSWQNGQWIISPKGPAKSRVVKFSQNLIPNNYKTMPEVQQAKNVCSPGLDASCLHLYSPSTLKSVSSYVGDYPRKRSAVVIMGESKRFKAVSAAPLLEKVDAIAYPQNTMGEKYMHYSFTNETRKEKPCNIKTHFPETIQEPDFSSNMSSVGSCSVISGSANEFFGDTLAGPCQDDVSLRSDAESLDVKDVGGFYGDMLAGPCRSDDEDTSCSDDAESIDAEDVDEGCTFFPKQVVVERIHRASVGGLHALLPMAKLMLGVLRVHTCHVMCQNMNLLKSCRHNPCMDDLLKHYSENDLQGVCSCLVGLSSVASHGSLSKCSLLVVLSF